The following coding sequences lie in one Aerosakkonema funiforme FACHB-1375 genomic window:
- a CDS encoding CobW family GTP-binding protein → MQVRTPLTVITGPLGSGKTTLLRHILDSFPKKIAILMNEFGEIAIDTKIIQGKNVEMADLGGGCVCCSLLGEFEAAVNEIVDTVDPDNIVVETTGVAEPDALVFDIQESLTRVRLDGVVTVIDADAMVKYPQVGHTGRMQIEAADTILLNKVDLVSETELEGIEKKLNSFNEIASILRTKRCQVDVDLLFGIGRERVQPPPHHVHQPEFESFGYKTAAILNSERFEEFANFLQTDVYRSKGFVKFSDGNYLFNFVAGRWDLEPFEQEGTELVFIGKKVCDRQEQIISQLKLCEQ, encoded by the coding sequence ATGCAAGTACGAACACCACTAACAGTAATTACTGGGCCACTCGGAAGCGGAAAAACAACTCTGCTTCGCCACATCCTCGATAGTTTTCCCAAAAAAATCGCGATTCTCATGAATGAATTTGGCGAAATTGCGATCGACACCAAAATCATTCAAGGTAAAAATGTGGAAATGGCAGACCTTGGCGGCGGATGTGTCTGCTGTTCCCTGCTGGGAGAATTTGAAGCTGCTGTCAACGAGATCGTCGATACAGTAGATCCCGATAACATTGTAGTGGAAACAACCGGAGTTGCCGAACCGGATGCGCTGGTTTTTGATATTCAAGAAAGTCTCACCAGAGTGCGTTTGGATGGAGTTGTTACCGTCATCGATGCCGACGCAATGGTAAAATATCCGCAAGTCGGTCATACCGGCAGGATGCAAATTGAAGCGGCAGATACCATCCTTTTAAATAAAGTTGATTTGGTATCGGAAACTGAGTTAGAAGGGATAGAGAAAAAGCTCAACTCCTTCAACGAAATTGCCTCAATTTTGCGAACAAAAAGGTGTCAGGTAGATGTAGATTTGCTGTTTGGTATTGGTAGAGAACGAGTGCAACCGCCACCCCACCACGTTCATCAACCGGAATTTGAATCTTTCGGCTACAAAACTGCTGCCATTTTAAATAGCGAACGTTTTGAGGAATTTGCCAACTTCCTACAAACAGATGTTTATCGATCCAAAGGTTTTGTAAAATTTTCGGATGGAAATTATCTGTTTAATTTTGTAGCTGGACGTTGGGATTTGGAGCCGTTTGAACAAGAGGGAACCGAACTGGTTTTCATCGGCAAAAAAGTGTGCGATCGCCAAGAGCAAATTATCAGTCAATTAAAATTGTGCGAGCAATAG
- the rnc gene encoding ribonuclease III translates to MNLSYPRRQKQLQTLIQKLGLPEKTPVKWQLLDLALTHPTFSAEDNYDRLEFVGDSVVRVAAAEFLWETYPQSSVGDFSALRAELVSDRILAQIADSYGFEDYLLMDKSAAGDTAGRETRLADALEAVLGALYLSTHSLQFVRPWLDRHFKEITAEILSDPARRNYKAAFQEFTQAAYKVLPEYEIKEMKQVRGNTQMFTAVVKVLGEIWGIGKGGSKKAAEQAAAKQAFEQIKIKMSIVSSQ, encoded by the coding sequence ATGAATCTCAGCTACCCACGCCGTCAAAAGCAACTCCAAACCTTGATTCAAAAGCTCGGACTTCCTGAAAAAACGCCAGTTAAGTGGCAGTTACTTGACTTGGCGCTAACTCATCCTACTTTTTCGGCAGAGGATAACTACGATCGGCTGGAATTTGTGGGAGATTCGGTTGTGCGCGTCGCGGCGGCGGAGTTTTTATGGGAAACTTATCCTCAGAGCAGCGTCGGTGATTTTTCGGCTCTGCGGGCAGAATTGGTGAGCGATCGCATCTTGGCGCAAATAGCCGATAGTTATGGATTTGAAGACTATTTGCTCATGGATAAGAGCGCAGCGGGAGATACGGCGGGACGGGAAACTAGGTTAGCGGACGCCTTAGAAGCCGTTTTGGGCGCTCTTTACCTCAGCACCCACAGCCTGCAATTCGTGCGTCCTTGGTTAGATCGGCACTTTAAAGAGATAACGGCAGAAATTCTCTCCGATCCGGCTCGTCGTAATTATAAAGCAGCTTTTCAGGAATTTACCCAGGCCGCATACAAGGTTTTGCCAGAGTATGAAATCAAGGAAATGAAGCAAGTTCGGGGTAATACCCAGATGTTCACCGCAGTTGTCAAAGTGCTGGGAGAGATTTGGGGAATAGGTAAGGGAGGATCGAAAAAAGCAGCCGAACAAGCTGCTGCGAAACAAGCTTTTGAGCAAATAAAAATTAAAATGTCAATAGTCAGTAGCCAGTAG
- a CDS encoding PQ-loop domain-containing transporter, whose amino-acid sequence MKEIVTFFFGLGFVFNASLFIPQALIIFKNKSAKDVSLITFLGFNFIQLNGVLYGYYQNDWILMYGSMISLLSCGSVTCLAIVYRHK is encoded by the coding sequence ATGAAAGAAATAGTTACCTTCTTTTTCGGATTAGGATTTGTGTTCAATGCCAGTTTATTTATTCCACAAGCCTTGATAATTTTTAAAAATAAAAGTGCGAAAGACGTATCTTTAATAACTTTTCTTGGGTTTAACTTTATCCAGTTAAACGGGGTTTTATATGGGTATTACCAAAACGACTGGATTTTAATGTATGGAAGTATGATAAGTTTGCTAAGTTGTGGATCTGTAACCTGTTTGGCGATAGTTTATCGTCATAAGTAA
- a CDS encoding RtcB family protein, producing the protein MAIKEFLERISDTVWEIPVSYKEGMRVPARIYGTEKIIAELDEAVYDQVTNVATLPGITKYALCMPDGHFGYGFPIGGVAAMDVEQGGVISPGGIGFDINCGMRLLVTNLTYDEVKPHIKNIVDRLYERVPAGVGSRGFVKLSRNDFREVVEEGAQWCVRNGYGWEEDLELMEENGCLQGADSAKISDKAIDRGFNQIGTLGSGNHYLEIQVAKEENIFDPELAARLGIFMPNQVVVMFHCGSRGFGHQVATDYLQIFLKVMESKYGIKILDRELACAPFNSPEGQAYFAAMKCGINMSFANRQVILHRIREVFSDIFKKSPEKLGMHMVYDVAHNTAKLERHIIDGKERSLLVHRKGATRAFGPGMGDVPERYKDIGQPVIIGGSMETGSYLLVGVPSGDQTFFSTAHGSGRTMSRTKARKTWRGDKLLKDMESRGIYVRSTSMPGLAEEAGGAYKDIDDVIEAAELAGISKKVVRLTPIGNIKG; encoded by the coding sequence ATGGCTATAAAGGAATTTTTGGAACGAATTTCCGATACGGTATGGGAAATTCCCGTATCCTACAAGGAAGGAATGCGCGTACCCGCCCGGATTTACGGTACAGAGAAGATAATTGCAGAATTAGACGAAGCGGTTTACGACCAAGTTACCAACGTAGCGACTCTGCCGGGAATAACTAAGTACGCCTTGTGTATGCCAGACGGACACTTTGGCTATGGATTTCCCATCGGTGGCGTAGCAGCAATGGATGTAGAACAGGGAGGCGTTATTTCCCCTGGCGGGATCGGTTTTGATATCAATTGCGGAATGCGCTTATTAGTCACCAATTTAACCTACGATGAAGTTAAACCGCATATTAAAAATATCGTAGATAGGCTTTACGAAAGAGTGCCTGCGGGAGTGGGAAGCAGGGGTTTTGTGAAGCTTTCGCGGAATGATTTTCGGGAAGTAGTTGAGGAAGGGGCGCAATGGTGCGTTCGCAACGGTTATGGTTGGGAAGAAGATTTAGAATTGATGGAAGAGAACGGTTGTCTTCAGGGTGCGGACTCTGCAAAAATTAGCGATAAGGCGATCGATCGCGGTTTCAATCAAATCGGCACTTTGGGTTCTGGCAATCACTATTTGGAAATTCAAGTTGCGAAAGAGGAAAATATTTTCGATCCGGAGTTAGCGGCAAGATTGGGAATTTTCATGCCGAATCAAGTAGTGGTAATGTTCCATTGCGGCAGTCGGGGATTCGGTCATCAAGTGGCGACAGATTACTTGCAAATTTTTCTGAAAGTAATGGAGAGTAAGTATGGCATAAAAATACTCGATCGCGAATTAGCTTGTGCGCCTTTCAACTCTCCGGAAGGACAAGCTTATTTTGCGGCCATGAAGTGCGGTATTAATATGTCTTTTGCCAATCGCCAAGTGATCCTGCACCGCATTCGGGAAGTGTTTTCGGACATATTTAAAAAATCGCCAGAAAAGCTCGGTATGCACATGGTTTACGATGTCGCGCACAATACCGCTAAGCTAGAGCGTCATATTATTGATGGTAAAGAGCGATCGCTTCTCGTACACCGCAAAGGCGCAACTCGCGCTTTTGGCCCAGGTATGGGAGATGTTCCCGAAAGGTATAAAGATATCGGTCAGCCAGTTATTATTGGCGGCAGTATGGAAACGGGATCTTATCTATTAGTTGGAGTACCCAGCGGCGACCAAACTTTTTTCAGCACCGCACACGGTAGCGGACGTACAATGAGTCGTACCAAGGCGCGAAAAACTTGGCGTGGAGATAAACTTTTGAAGGATATGGAAAGCCGGGGAATTTATGTTCGCAGTACCTCAATGCCGGGACTGGCGGAAGAAGCGGGAGGCGCTTACAAAGATATCGATGATGTGATTGAGGCGGCTGAATTAGCTGGAATTAGCAAAAAAGTTGTGCGCTTGACTCCCATTGGCAATATTAAGGGATAG
- a CDS encoding Gfo/Idh/MocA family protein, protein MTIKVAVLGAGRWGVHLVRNFLENPQALLVAVVDPNLDRLAALRSRYQLDESVVLATNWEQVRELPELEAVAIVTPASTHYNLIADALQQGYHVLAEKPLTLYPDECYELCRLAEQQQRQLVVDHTYLFHPAVIGGQAVMQKGTLGELRYGYAARTHLGPVRQDIDAMWDLAIHDIAIFNSWLGETPSQVQATGNVWLQNGLADLVWVTLTYPSGFQAYIHLCWSNPDKQRRLAVVGSQGTLIFDELLTESPLTVQHGTFEQKGNKFEPINQSREVVNLESGEPLKRVCEHFLSCVSQNAPSTVSSGLVGANLVQILRAMTESLEKGGVPISVTQLL, encoded by the coding sequence ATGACTATTAAAGTTGCTGTATTGGGGGCTGGGCGTTGGGGTGTCCACTTGGTACGAAACTTCTTAGAAAATCCCCAAGCGCTTTTGGTGGCGGTGGTAGACCCGAATTTGGATCGGTTGGCAGCTTTGCGATCGCGCTATCAATTAGATGAGAGTGTAGTTCTGGCAACTAATTGGGAACAGGTGCGAGAATTGCCGGAACTGGAGGCTGTGGCGATCGTCACCCCAGCTTCTACCCACTATAACTTAATCGCTGACGCCCTCCAGCAAGGCTATCACGTTCTGGCAGAAAAACCTTTAACTCTCTACCCGGATGAGTGCTACGAACTTTGTCGCCTTGCAGAACAACAGCAACGTCAACTTGTGGTAGACCACACGTATTTATTTCATCCCGCAGTCATTGGCGGACAAGCGGTGATGCAAAAGGGAACATTGGGAGAATTGCGATATGGCTACGCTGCTAGAACCCACCTTGGCCCAGTGCGTCAGGATATCGATGCAATGTGGGATTTAGCTATTCACGATATCGCCATTTTCAATAGCTGGCTGGGGGAAACTCCCTCTCAAGTCCAAGCTACTGGCAACGTTTGGCTGCAAAATGGATTAGCCGATTTGGTATGGGTGACGCTGACTTATCCCAGCGGATTTCAAGCATATATTCATCTGTGTTGGTCGAATCCCGATAAGCAACGGCGTCTGGCAGTTGTAGGCAGTCAAGGAACCTTAATTTTTGATGAATTATTGACAGAATCACCCCTGACTGTACAGCACGGAACTTTTGAGCAAAAGGGCAATAAATTCGAGCCTATAAATCAAAGCCGCGAAGTTGTGAATCTGGAATCGGGAGAACCTTTAAAGCGAGTTTGCGAACACTTTCTTAGCTGCGTTAGTCAGAACGCGCCTTCAACGGTTTCTTCGGGTTTGGTGGGCGCTAATTTAGTGCAAATTCTGCGTGCTATGACGGAATCTTTGGAAAAAGGTGGTGTGCCGATTAGTGTGACTCAGCTTTTGTAG
- a CDS encoding KTSC domain-containing protein produces MRLVSIDLKNIVAIGHAEGYLGLLLDREGEQEYVEIPAPSTVYKGLQKIAYIANSEVAYFSTVKGEKPIAMLPVRSTMASAIGYDESRQILQIQFISGTIYQYFGVEREIWKIFRDSNSKGKFFNQEIKGQYASLRVDKNRGEN; encoded by the coding sequence ATGCGGTTAGTCAGTATTGACCTGAAAAATATAGTGGCGATCGGTCATGCAGAAGGATATTTGGGACTGTTGTTAGACCGGGAAGGAGAACAGGAATATGTCGAGATTCCAGCACCGAGTACGGTTTATAAAGGACTCCAAAAAATTGCCTATATCGCTAATAGTGAAGTCGCTTACTTTTCCACTGTTAAAGGAGAGAAACCGATCGCGATGCTACCGGTGCGATCGACTATGGCATCCGCGATTGGCTACGATGAATCCCGCCAAATCTTGCAAATACAATTTATAAGCGGGACAATCTACCAATACTTTGGTGTGGAGAGGGAAATTTGGAAAATTTTCCGAGATTCTAACTCAAAAGGTAAGTTTTTCAACCAAGAGATTAAAGGCCAATATGCTTCCCTGCGCGTAGATAAGAATAGGGGAGAGAATTAG
- a CDS encoding archease gives MDYEFLEDVATADIAFRAHGKDLPELFQAAGDATINTMIDNLAAIEPRETRSFSLENDDLDLLLFNFLQELIYYKDSELLLLRAQQIEIEEKDNLYHLSAITTGEKLDPNRHEQRVDVKAVTLHQFELRKSDRGWTAMVILDI, from the coding sequence ATGGATTATGAGTTTTTGGAAGATGTTGCCACTGCGGATATTGCTTTTCGCGCTCATGGAAAAGATTTACCAGAACTTTTCCAAGCCGCAGGCGATGCAACTATCAACACCATGATCGATAATTTGGCAGCAATAGAGCCAAGAGAAACGCGAAGTTTTAGTTTAGAAAATGATGACTTAGATTTGTTGCTTTTCAATTTTTTACAAGAACTAATTTATTATAAAGACAGCGAGTTACTTTTGCTGAGAGCGCAGCAAATTGAGATCGAGGAGAAAGACAACTTATATCATTTGAGTGCGATTACCACGGGAGAAAAGCTCGATCCAAACCGACACGAACAGCGGGTAGATGTCAAAGCCGTAACATTACATCAATTTGAATTGCGAAAAAGCGATCGCGGTTGGACGGCTATGGTAATCCTTGATATATAG
- a CDS encoding GAF domain-containing protein, protein MNEQTLPPVLDTILSDRTTPDAVFSDLLPALGEVLKCDRIFLYLYNPYKEIGKVAYCWRRLTEYPDVTEYDWKKEPASLPDEDPLYAAALRTEPSIFVEDIETAKPEVVNKDFERKNFGHRALVHAHLCQDGLLWGILQPCVFGQPRVWSELDRFVISTVTDKIVPLAVDYIKSTQV, encoded by the coding sequence ATGAATGAACAAACTTTACCCCCTGTTCTGGATACAATTTTGAGCGATCGCACTACGCCGGATGCTGTTTTTTCTGATTTACTGCCAGCTTTGGGCGAGGTGTTAAAATGCGATCGCATTTTCCTTTACTTGTACAATCCCTACAAGGAAATTGGTAAAGTAGCTTACTGTTGGCGTCGCCTAACTGAGTATCCCGATGTCACTGAATACGACTGGAAAAAAGAACCCGCATCTTTACCCGATGAAGACCCTTTGTATGCCGCAGCATTGCGAACAGAACCATCTATTTTTGTGGAAGATATAGAAACAGCTAAACCCGAAGTAGTCAACAAAGATTTTGAACGCAAAAACTTCGGTCATCGCGCATTAGTCCACGCTCATTTATGTCAGGATGGTTTATTGTGGGGAATTTTGCAACCCTGTGTTTTCGGTCAACCTAGAGTCTGGAGTGAGTTGGATCGCTTTGTTATTTCCACAGTTACAGATAAAATCGTACCCCTAGCAGTTGACTATATCAAATCTACCCAGGTTTAA